Proteins found in one Bremerella volcania genomic segment:
- a CDS encoding MBL fold metallo-hydrolase RNA specificity domain-containing protein codes for MTRLTFHGAAETVTGSKYLLEADDAKVLIDCGLFQGLKELRLRNWDPLPFSADSLDRIVLTHAHIDHTGYLPRIVKDGYHGPILCTPGTKKLTELLLLDSAENQERDAEYFNFKGLSKHKPALPLYDPKDARKAIKQLTAKPRSQWHHAAGPIWIRFHDAGHLLGSNMIEVEIRNQDPPLRLLFSGDVGRYNAPLYHDPHDPPRCDFLICESTYGNRDHPEGDVLDDLETTMNEAIERGGVILMASFAVGRAQQLIYLLQVLMHDGRIPKIPIYLDSPMAIDATEIFRDFAEDHDLSEGRLNGPDSVLNASNVHMVRSSKESRELNKLKGPAVIIASSGMMTGGRILFHLRQRLPWPQNTLLAGGFMAAGTLGRRIQEGEKTVRIHKRDIPVNAHLASMSGLSGHAGQSELLQWVSGLPKPKLVFLTHGEPESASVLSGLMRRRFGFRTLIPRMGESFDLEEQT; via the coding sequence ATGACGCGATTGACGTTTCACGGAGCGGCGGAAACAGTCACTGGATCAAAGTATCTGCTCGAAGCGGATGATGCAAAGGTCTTGATCGACTGCGGATTGTTTCAAGGACTGAAGGAATTACGTTTACGAAATTGGGACCCACTCCCATTCTCCGCCGACTCGCTGGATCGAATCGTGCTGACGCATGCCCATATCGATCATACCGGCTACCTGCCGAGAATCGTCAAGGATGGCTACCACGGCCCTATTCTTTGTACGCCAGGGACAAAAAAGCTTACGGAACTTCTACTGCTTGATTCCGCCGAAAACCAGGAGCGTGACGCCGAGTATTTCAATTTCAAGGGGTTGTCGAAGCATAAGCCGGCGTTGCCGCTGTACGACCCGAAAGATGCTCGCAAAGCAATCAAGCAGTTGACGGCTAAGCCACGTTCCCAGTGGCATCATGCGGCCGGTCCAATCTGGATTCGATTTCACGACGCGGGACACCTGTTGGGGTCGAACATGATCGAGGTCGAGATTCGTAATCAGGATCCTCCGCTGAGATTACTATTCTCCGGGGATGTTGGTCGCTACAACGCCCCGCTATACCACGACCCCCACGATCCGCCACGATGCGATTTTCTGATTTGCGAGAGCACTTATGGGAATCGCGATCACCCTGAAGGGGACGTGCTCGACGACTTGGAAACGACCATGAACGAAGCGATCGAGCGCGGAGGCGTGATTCTGATGGCTTCGTTTGCCGTCGGACGGGCTCAGCAGTTGATCTACCTGCTTCAGGTCTTGATGCACGATGGCCGAATTCCCAAGATTCCAATCTACCTGGATAGTCCGATGGCGATCGATGCTACCGAGATCTTCCGCGACTTCGCCGAAGACCACGACCTTTCTGAAGGGAGATTGAACGGCCCCGACAGCGTTTTGAATGCATCCAATGTGCACATGGTGCGTAGTTCCAAAGAGTCAAGGGAGCTGAACAAGTTGAAGGGGCCTGCGGTGATCATCGCTTCTTCAGGCATGATGACTGGGGGGCGAATACTATTTCACTTGCGGCAGCGACTCCCATGGCCACAGAATACGCTCCTTGCTGGGGGCTTCATGGCAGCTGGCACCTTGGGACGCAGGATCCAGGAAGGGGAGAAGACCGTCCGGATTCATAAAAGGGATATCCCGGTCAACGCTCATTTGGCGTCGATGTCTGGCCTGAGTGGTCATGCCGGTCAAAGCGAACTATTGCAATGGGTTTCGGGGCTTCCCAAACCGAAACTCGTCTTTCTGACGCACGGCGAACCGGAGAGTGCGTCGGTGTTGTCAGGCCTGATGCGGCGACGGTTCGGCTTTCGCACGCTCATTCCACGGATGGGAGAATCGTTCGACTTAGAGGAGCAAACATGA
- a CDS encoding AMP-binding protein — protein sequence MQSLLYFMLRMLLHRRYQVEVKGLEKLEGLEGPILVWPNHPAYIDPPTVLSHLRFGKSLRPLVFTDTYRSPLFFPIMKMIDAYEVPNLKSHSRDAHAKTTELIDKVAGELKQGQNFLIYPSGRLQRQGYEVVGGARIAYELLERVDNVNVVLVRTRGLWGSRFGCAQEGDVPTLGKNALASLWWIIAGFVFFLPKRKVTLEVVPVDRDSLPMENKSALNRYLEAFYNADGGEEAKYVPYSHWFGPRDFDFDAVKKKSDVDVSEISTEIITEVYEILEQRLDRKLDESEKEPGTTLDSIGLDSLERMDLALELERHFGFRSDHVPATVGELCLLAAGQAISDEQPLEVPEHWDDVRQADTDHPDVLAETIAEAFVRRALKSANNPAVADPLSGCLSYRKLLIGATLLAKRIAKLDGNAVGVMLPASVAADSVLLASSIAGKLPVMLNWTTGPAGLKHAAEKLEVKYVITSRRFMDRLAVDMDGVEMFYLEDVREEISTLEKLKTLVGTYIAPGSFLRNLPKPSVDDPAVVLFTSGSESLPKAVPLSHKNLIANMRGGIDHMNFRRGDTLLGFLPPFHSFGLTATSLMPILSGIRVVHHADPTDARMLARIIAAYKPTLMFATPTFLQYIVSSSEPGELESLRLVLVGAEKCPRALYERTMEILPKLDLLEGYGITECSPVVSGNRPGSNKPGTIGLSINCVETLVVHPETHQPLSQGETGLLLIRGESVFNGYYKHDKPQPFLEVDGHQWYNSGDLCSKDEEGFIEFRGRMKRFLKIGGEMVSLPALEAPLAEKFPADEEGPKVAVEGVEQDGGRCIVLFTTEEITLREANDCLKEAGFQGIMRLDEVRRVEGIPVLGTGKTNYRQLRTWIQEGTEVASES from the coding sequence ATGCAATCGCTTCTCTATTTCATGCTGCGAATGCTCCTTCATCGCCGCTATCAAGTGGAAGTGAAGGGGCTTGAGAAGCTGGAAGGCCTGGAGGGGCCAATCCTGGTTTGGCCGAACCATCCGGCTTATATCGATCCGCCAACGGTGTTGAGTCATCTTCGATTTGGGAAGTCGCTTCGGCCCCTCGTTTTCACGGACACGTACCGAAGCCCGCTCTTCTTTCCCATTATGAAGATGATCGACGCGTACGAGGTTCCGAATCTGAAGTCTCATAGCCGTGATGCCCACGCGAAAACGACAGAACTGATCGACAAGGTTGCCGGAGAACTCAAGCAGGGGCAAAACTTCCTGATCTATCCCAGCGGGCGTTTGCAGCGGCAGGGATATGAAGTGGTCGGTGGAGCGCGAATCGCTTACGAACTCTTGGAACGCGTCGATAACGTGAATGTCGTGTTAGTCCGCACGCGTGGTCTTTGGGGGAGCCGCTTTGGTTGTGCCCAGGAAGGGGATGTTCCGACGCTGGGCAAGAATGCGTTGGCATCGCTCTGGTGGATTATCGCGGGATTCGTCTTTTTTCTGCCCAAACGCAAAGTGACGCTGGAAGTCGTGCCGGTCGACCGAGACTCTCTTCCTATGGAAAACAAGTCGGCCCTGAATCGCTACCTGGAAGCGTTTTACAATGCCGACGGTGGAGAAGAGGCCAAGTACGTACCCTATAGCCACTGGTTTGGCCCTCGCGACTTCGACTTCGATGCCGTGAAAAAGAAGTCGGACGTCGACGTCAGCGAGATCTCGACGGAGATCATCACCGAAGTCTACGAGATACTTGAGCAACGCCTCGATCGAAAGCTGGATGAAAGTGAAAAGGAGCCAGGGACAACGCTCGATTCGATAGGGCTCGATAGCCTGGAACGGATGGACCTGGCCCTCGAACTTGAACGTCATTTTGGGTTTCGTAGCGACCATGTACCGGCCACGGTGGGCGAATTGTGTCTGTTGGCCGCCGGTCAGGCAATCAGCGACGAACAGCCTTTAGAAGTGCCTGAGCACTGGGATGACGTTCGCCAGGCAGATACCGATCACCCTGATGTTCTCGCGGAAACGATTGCCGAAGCGTTTGTTCGTCGGGCCCTCAAGAGTGCTAATAATCCTGCTGTGGCCGATCCTCTATCCGGCTGCTTGAGCTACCGCAAACTATTGATCGGGGCGACGCTGCTTGCCAAGCGGATTGCCAAGCTTGATGGAAACGCTGTGGGTGTCATGTTGCCGGCTTCGGTGGCTGCCGACTCGGTGCTTCTGGCATCGTCCATCGCGGGCAAATTGCCGGTCATGCTTAACTGGACAACCGGCCCCGCGGGGCTCAAGCATGCCGCCGAAAAGCTGGAAGTCAAATACGTCATTACGTCGCGCCGTTTCATGGACCGACTGGCGGTCGACATGGATGGCGTCGAGATGTTCTACCTGGAAGACGTACGCGAGGAGATCTCGACACTGGAGAAGTTGAAGACCCTGGTGGGTACCTACATCGCCCCAGGCTCGTTCCTGCGGAATCTGCCAAAGCCCAGCGTGGATGATCCCGCCGTTGTGTTGTTTACATCAGGTTCGGAAAGTCTTCCCAAAGCCGTCCCTCTTTCGCATAAGAATCTGATTGCCAACATGCGTGGCGGCATCGATCATATGAACTTCCGCAGAGGTGATACGTTGCTGGGATTTCTACCGCCGTTTCACAGTTTCGGGCTGACGGCGACCTCGCTGATGCCGATTCTGTCTGGCATTCGCGTGGTTCATCATGCCGACCCGACCGATGCGCGGATGTTGGCTCGGATCATCGCGGCCTACAAGCCGACGCTGATGTTCGCCACGCCGACGTTCCTGCAGTACATCGTGAGTAGCAGCGAGCCTGGCGAACTTGAATCGCTGCGGCTTGTATTAGTCGGTGCCGAGAAGTGCCCGCGAGCACTTTACGAGCGGACCATGGAAATCCTGCCCAAGCTGGATCTGCTCGAAGGTTACGGTATCACTGAGTGCAGCCCAGTGGTTTCCGGTAACCGTCCTGGAAGCAACAAACCTGGCACGATTGGATTATCGATCAACTGCGTTGAAACGCTGGTGGTTCATCCTGAAACGCACCAACCCCTTTCCCAAGGAGAGACCGGCCTGCTGCTGATTCGAGGAGAGTCGGTCTTTAATGGCTATTACAAACATGACAAACCGCAACCATTTTTAGAGGTTGATGGCCACCAGTGGTACAACTCCGGCGACCTGTGCTCGAAGGATGAGGAGGGCTTTATCGAGTTCCGAGGACGCATGAAACGCTTCCTGAAGATCGGTGGCGAGATGGTCAGCTTGCCGGCGCTCGAAGCCCCGCTGGCAGAGAAATTCCCGGCCGATGAAGAAGGGCCCAAGGTCGCGGTGGAAGGGGTCGAGCAGGATGGCGGACGTTGTATCGTGTTGTTCACGACCGAGGAAATCACCTTGCGCGAGGCCAACGACTGTTTAAAGGAGGCCGGTTTCCAAGGGATCATGCGATTAGACGAAGTCCGCCGGGTCGAGGGGATCCCTGTCCTGGGGACCGGCAAGACGAACTATCGTCAGCTGCGAACATGGATTCAGGAAGGCACCGAGGTCGCTTCGGAATCTTAG
- a CDS encoding proline racemase family protein: MPLPTDRVELSVIDSHTGGEPTRTIIGGAPELSTSNIAEQIQELKQEHDWMRTALTHEPRGYEAMVGALLLQPHNPEAVARVVYFNNVGYLGMCGHGTIGVAATLSYLGNISPGEHLLETIAGDVMFTLHEDNRVSFVNVPSYRYQTNVPVTTKNFGTVTGDIAYAGNWFYLCADHGLNISLGNLAELDKCCREIRHTLDAEGIGGENGGIIDHVELIGPPGREDAQAKNYVDCPGGEYDRSPCGTGTSAKIACLAAAGKLEPGQTWGQESITGSLFEGSYVWQGDKVLPRIMGEAFVTAETKVIIDPTDSLTFGFSQKQCLGTPESTPR; encoded by the coding sequence ATGCCCTTGCCGACAGACCGCGTCGAATTGAGCGTCATTGATTCCCATACCGGGGGGGAGCCTACCAGAACCATTATCGGAGGTGCACCCGAGCTTTCCACGAGCAACATCGCTGAACAAATACAAGAACTGAAGCAAGAGCACGACTGGATGCGGACGGCTTTGACCCATGAACCTCGCGGGTACGAAGCCATGGTCGGGGCACTTCTGTTGCAGCCGCACAATCCCGAAGCGGTCGCTCGCGTCGTTTACTTTAACAATGTTGGTTATCTCGGAATGTGCGGGCACGGTACGATTGGGGTCGCCGCGACGCTTTCCTATTTGGGTAATATCTCGCCAGGCGAGCATTTGCTGGAAACGATTGCCGGCGATGTGATGTTTACGCTGCACGAAGATAATCGAGTTTCGTTTGTGAATGTCCCCAGTTACCGCTACCAGACGAATGTGCCCGTGACGACGAAGAACTTCGGCACGGTGACGGGAGACATCGCCTATGCTGGCAATTGGTTTTATTTGTGCGCCGATCACGGTTTGAATATTTCACTGGGTAACCTGGCCGAACTCGATAAGTGTTGCCGTGAGATTCGTCACACGCTCGACGCTGAGGGGATCGGCGGCGAGAATGGCGGCATCATCGATCACGTCGAATTGATTGGCCCTCCGGGTCGAGAAGACGCCCAAGCCAAGAACTACGTCGATTGCCCTGGCGGTGAGTACGATCGTTCCCCTTGTGGGACTGGAACCAGTGCGAAGATCGCTTGCCTGGCCGCTGCCGGTAAGTTGGAGCCCGGACAGACTTGGGGACAAGAGTCGATCACCGGCAGCTTGTTTGAAGGGTCGTACGTCTGGCAGGGTGACAAGGTCCTCCCGCGCATCATGGGCGAAGCCTTCGTCACCGCAGAGACCAAAGTCATTATCGACCCCACCGACTCCCTCACGTTTGGCTTCAGCCAAAAGCAATGCCTCGGAACCCCTGAAAGCACCCCACGTTGA
- a CDS encoding NAD(P)/FAD-dependent oxidoreductase, with translation MSSSTIVIGGGVVGTATAYYLAKAGHKVTIVDQGRHGGACSHANCGYVSPSHVPPIPKPGLIGPTMLSMLSSESPFYIRPRLSPSLWSFLLRFWWNCSEKQMKNAARGKHALLDSSRHLYEELIEGEGLNCNWEKRGLLFVFKDQHHFDEFAELSEWVAGEFGVTSSPYAQGDLQKLEPALKDEVAGAWHYPNDAHLRPDRLLRSWKTILEQLGVKILEQHKVTDFVHEGRQLKAIRCGSEELAADRFVIATGAWSPFFNRKLGCKLRIQPGKGYSITMARPSICPQIPMLLEESRVGVTPFEDGYRLGSTMEFGGYDPSINTKRLALLKKGASHYLKEPFTDETYEEWYGWRPMTPDDLPYIDFAPRYNNVLITAGHSMLGLSMGAGTGKLAWQLLDGLPPHIDPTPYRLR, from the coding sequence TTGAGCAGCTCGACCATTGTAATTGGCGGCGGCGTCGTCGGTACGGCGACTGCCTACTATTTAGCCAAGGCCGGGCATAAGGTCACGATCGTCGACCAAGGCCGCCACGGCGGGGCCTGCTCGCACGCGAATTGTGGTTACGTCTCCCCAAGTCACGTACCGCCCATTCCCAAGCCTGGCTTGATCGGTCCGACGATGCTGTCGATGCTCAGCAGTGAGTCACCGTTCTACATTCGACCGAGGCTTTCCCCTTCGCTCTGGAGTTTTCTGCTGCGTTTCTGGTGGAACTGCAGCGAGAAGCAAATGAAGAACGCTGCTCGGGGGAAGCATGCACTGCTCGACTCCTCGCGTCATCTCTACGAAGAGTTGATCGAAGGAGAGGGGCTCAACTGCAATTGGGAAAAGCGAGGGCTGCTATTTGTCTTCAAAGACCAACACCACTTTGATGAGTTCGCAGAGCTAAGTGAGTGGGTAGCCGGGGAATTCGGCGTTACGTCGAGTCCCTACGCTCAGGGAGATCTGCAAAAGCTCGAGCCTGCGTTGAAGGACGAAGTCGCCGGTGCCTGGCACTACCCCAACGATGCCCACCTTCGCCCCGATCGGCTGCTTCGTTCCTGGAAGACGATCCTCGAACAGCTCGGTGTGAAGATTCTCGAACAGCACAAGGTAACCGACTTTGTTCACGAAGGTCGCCAGCTGAAAGCGATCCGCTGCGGCAGTGAAGAATTGGCCGCCGACCGCTTCGTGATTGCCACCGGTGCCTGGAGTCCTTTCTTCAACCGGAAGTTGGGCTGCAAGCTGCGAATCCAGCCGGGCAAAGGTTACTCCATCACCATGGCGCGACCGTCGATTTGCCCTCAGATACCGATGCTGCTTGAAGAAAGCCGCGTCGGTGTAACTCCCTTTGAAGATGGCTATCGGCTTGGCTCAACCATGGAATTCGGTGGGTACGATCCCAGCATTAACACCAAACGGCTGGCACTGCTGAAGAAGGGTGCTTCGCACTATCTCAAGGAACCGTTCACGGACGAGACCTACGAAGAGTGGTACGGCTGGCGTCCCATGACGCCGGATGACCTACCGTATATCGATTTCGCCCCTAGATACAACAACGTGCTGATCACCGCCGGACACAGCATGCTGGGGCTTTCGATGGGAGCCGGCACCGGTAAACTGGCTTGGCAACTCCTTGACGGTTTGCCCCCACACATCGATCCCACGCCGTACCGATTGCGGTAG
- a CDS encoding sulfatase, whose product MRTLAILLSALALLLAPQTTSAEDRKPNFVFFLVDDLGWTDLGCYGSSFYETPNVDKLAASGLKFTNAYAACQVCSPTRASIMTGRYPTRTGITDYIGAAQPERWNRKTKMLPAPYEMQLAHDETTIAELLKQNGYATFFAGKWHLGGEQYWPEHQGFDVNQGGIDRGGPYGGKKYFSPYGNPRLKDGPDGEHLPDRLATETVKFITEHQDEPFLAYLSFYSVHTPLMSREDLKQKYQQKKETLEHGEIWGQEGERKVRLVQEHAIYAGMVDAMDQAVGKVLNGIDQLGLTKDTVVIFMSDNGGLSTSEGHPTSNLPLRAGKGWIYEGGIREPMIVRWPGTTKAGTETSQYVSSVDFFPTMLQIAGIEVPKNLTIDGMSFAPVLEGKEIDRGAIYWHYPHYGNQGGSPTSAIREGDWKLIEFYEDGHLELYNIAEDIGEQNDLAAKKPDLAEKMHAKLKAWRKETGAKMPTHRKDA is encoded by the coding sequence ATGCGAACCCTAGCGATTCTGCTTTCTGCCCTGGCGTTACTGTTGGCTCCACAAACAACGTCGGCTGAAGATCGCAAACCGAATTTTGTGTTCTTTTTGGTCGATGATCTCGGCTGGACCGACCTGGGCTGCTATGGAAGTTCGTTTTACGAAACTCCCAACGTCGATAAGCTTGCCGCAAGCGGCCTGAAGTTCACCAATGCGTACGCGGCTTGCCAGGTGTGCTCCCCAACCCGAGCCAGCATCATGACAGGTCGTTATCCGACCCGGACCGGAATTACCGACTACATCGGCGCCGCTCAGCCTGAGCGTTGGAACCGCAAGACCAAGATGCTGCCGGCTCCCTACGAAATGCAGCTTGCTCATGACGAAACCACCATCGCGGAACTTCTCAAGCAGAACGGCTACGCGACCTTCTTTGCCGGCAAGTGGCACCTGGGCGGCGAGCAGTACTGGCCGGAACACCAAGGCTTCGACGTCAACCAAGGTGGCATCGACCGCGGTGGCCCTTACGGTGGCAAGAAGTATTTCTCACCCTATGGCAATCCACGCCTGAAAGACGGTCCCGACGGTGAACATTTGCCGGATCGCCTGGCTACCGAAACAGTCAAGTTCATCACCGAGCATCAAGACGAACCGTTCCTGGCGTATCTTTCTTTCTATTCGGTGCATACGCCGCTGATGTCTCGCGAAGACCTCAAGCAGAAGTACCAGCAAAAGAAGGAAACGCTCGAACATGGAGAAATCTGGGGACAGGAAGGGGAACGCAAAGTACGTCTCGTCCAGGAACACGCGATTTACGCTGGCATGGTCGATGCCATGGATCAAGCCGTGGGCAAGGTGCTTAACGGCATCGACCAGCTTGGGCTGACCAAAGACACCGTCGTCATCTTCATGTCGGATAACGGCGGCCTTTCGACCTCGGAAGGGCACCCGACGAGTAACCTGCCGCTTCGTGCCGGCAAAGGCTGGATCTACGAAGGTGGCATTCGCGAACCAATGATCGTTCGCTGGCCTGGCACCACCAAGGCCGGCACCGAGACTTCGCAGTATGTCAGCAGCGTCGACTTCTTCCCCACGATGCTGCAAATCGCCGGCATCGAGGTTCCGAAGAATCTAACGATCGACGGCATGAGCTTTGCCCCGGTCCTCGAAGGCAAAGAGATTGATCGCGGTGCGATCTACTGGCACTACCCTCACTACGGCAACCAAGGGGGCTCCCCCACGTCTGCGATTCGCGAAGGAGATTGGAAGCTGATCGAGTTCTATGAAGACGGCCATCTCGAACTGTACAACATAGCCGAAGACATCGGCGAACAAAACGATTTAGCCGCTAAGAAGCCGGACCTCGCCGAGAAGATGCACGCAAAACTCAAAGCGTGGCGGAAGGAAACCGGCGCCAAGATGCCCACGCATCGAAAAGATGCTTAG
- the mutS gene encoding DNA mismatch repair protein MutS, with protein MTPMMQQYHEAKNACGDAILLFRMGDFYELFNDDAVTASKVLGMTLTSRDKGENATPMAGFPHHQLDSYLAKLIQQGYRVGICDQVEDPKQAKGIVKREITRILSPGTLTDDSLLSPKESNFLAAVLCEGDHAGISWIELSTGRFLAGVFSAARLADELARIAPSECLLSEGTDALPKHMNGQFLQTQRPAWAFGGKSADEKLSKHFEIKSLDGFGFEEGDRLAIRAAGAILDYLQETQRGSLEHLQTLIPYRQTNAVEIDESTRRSLELTRTIRDQRRDGTLISILDRCRTPMGSRLMADWLGSPLASVQPICERHDAVEELKNDLTLSEALGDALAGVYDLQRLLTRVTTGRASPRDLSFVGRTLAKLPRIKAKVTSRKSKLLGEIEGQIDLCPEVHDKLAAALIEDCPLTTADGGFIQDGYNAKLDELRGLAAGGKQWIANYQAEESKKSGIPNMKVGFNKVFGYYIEITNAHREKVPTYFHRKQTLKNAERYITPELKEYEEKVLSADEKAKTLEYDLFAELRDLVQAAADRLRGTATALANLDALVSLGNLARDRNYCRPKIDDGKELAIVDGRHPVLDVTEEAGTFIPNDTMLGGEDADDIAIITGPNMAGKSTYIRQVGLIAIMAQMGSFVPAKEARVGIVDRVFARVGASDELSRGQSTFMVEMTETARILNTATERSLVILDEIGRGTSTYDGVSLAWSIVEYIHDRIGCRTLFATHYHELADLSQSLDRVTNLNVAVKEWDDKIIFLHKIVAGAADKSYGIYVARLAGIPNDVNERAKQILTQLEQEHLDLDGQSKIRPKRDRHPKTDLQLTLFGPSEHPVVEEIRQTDLSGLTPLDAFQKLIQWQSELKKPVN; from the coding sequence ATGACCCCAATGATGCAGCAGTACCACGAAGCAAAGAATGCTTGTGGCGACGCGATCTTGCTGTTCCGCATGGGTGACTTCTATGAATTATTCAACGATGACGCAGTCACCGCTTCCAAAGTCCTGGGGATGACCCTGACCAGCCGGGACAAAGGGGAAAACGCCACCCCGATGGCTGGTTTTCCGCACCATCAACTCGACTCTTATCTTGCCAAGTTGATCCAGCAAGGCTATCGCGTCGGTATCTGTGATCAGGTTGAAGATCCGAAGCAAGCCAAGGGGATCGTTAAACGCGAGATCACTCGTATCCTTTCTCCCGGCACGCTGACCGATGATTCACTATTGAGTCCCAAGGAAAGCAATTTTCTGGCCGCCGTTTTATGCGAAGGGGATCACGCTGGGATTAGTTGGATCGAACTCTCGACCGGACGATTCCTGGCCGGCGTCTTCTCGGCGGCCCGACTTGCTGACGAACTGGCACGAATTGCCCCTTCGGAGTGTTTGCTTTCCGAAGGGACCGACGCGCTGCCTAAGCACATGAATGGGCAATTCCTACAGACGCAGCGTCCGGCCTGGGCGTTTGGAGGGAAGTCGGCCGACGAGAAACTTTCGAAACACTTCGAAATCAAGAGTCTGGATGGTTTCGGCTTTGAGGAGGGGGACCGCCTGGCAATTCGAGCGGCCGGTGCGATCCTCGACTATCTGCAAGAGACGCAGCGCGGCTCGCTCGAGCATTTGCAGACGCTGATTCCCTATCGGCAGACCAATGCCGTTGAGATCGATGAATCGACGCGACGTTCGCTGGAACTGACCCGTACCATTCGCGATCAACGACGGGATGGAACGCTAATTTCAATCCTGGATCGCTGTCGCACACCGATGGGAAGCCGCTTGATGGCCGATTGGCTGGGAAGCCCCTTGGCATCGGTTCAGCCCATTTGTGAACGTCACGATGCCGTCGAGGAACTAAAGAACGATTTGACGCTGTCCGAGGCACTCGGCGATGCACTGGCAGGCGTTTACGACCTGCAGCGGCTGTTGACCCGCGTTACCACAGGCCGGGCAAGTCCACGCGACTTAAGCTTCGTCGGACGCACCCTCGCCAAGCTTCCGCGAATCAAGGCGAAAGTGACCTCCCGGAAGAGCAAGTTGCTGGGGGAGATTGAAGGTCAAATTGACCTGTGTCCTGAGGTGCACGATAAGTTGGCCGCGGCGCTCATTGAAGATTGTCCGCTGACGACGGCCGATGGTGGGTTCATTCAAGATGGTTACAACGCCAAGCTGGACGAGTTGCGAGGCCTGGCTGCCGGCGGGAAGCAGTGGATTGCCAACTACCAGGCCGAGGAAAGCAAGAAGTCCGGCATCCCCAACATGAAGGTGGGGTTCAACAAAGTCTTCGGTTACTACATCGAGATCACCAACGCCCATCGGGAAAAGGTCCCCACCTACTTCCATCGCAAGCAGACGCTTAAAAATGCCGAGCGCTATATCACGCCGGAACTGAAAGAGTACGAAGAGAAAGTTCTGTCGGCCGACGAGAAAGCAAAGACGCTGGAATACGACCTGTTCGCCGAACTACGAGATCTCGTGCAAGCTGCCGCCGATCGACTTCGCGGTACGGCCACCGCTCTGGCCAACCTGGATGCGTTGGTTTCGCTGGGGAACCTGGCCCGCGATCGCAATTACTGTCGTCCGAAAATCGATGACGGCAAAGAACTGGCCATTGTCGACGGACGTCATCCCGTGCTGGACGTGACCGAGGAAGCTGGCACCTTCATTCCCAACGACACGATGCTCGGTGGGGAAGATGCGGACGATATCGCCATCATCACCGGTCCCAACATGGCGGGTAAAAGTACCTACATTCGCCAGGTCGGGCTGATTGCGATCATGGCCCAAATGGGCAGCTTTGTCCCGGCCAAGGAAGCCAGGGTTGGCATCGTCGATCGGGTATTTGCACGCGTCGGAGCAAGCGATGAGCTATCACGCGGTCAAAGTACGTTTATGGTCGAGATGACCGAGACGGCTCGGATTCTCAATACGGCAACCGAACGTAGTCTGGTGATCTTGGATGAAATTGGCAGAGGGACCAGCACCTACGACGGGGTTTCACTGGCCTGGTCGATCGTCGAGTACATTCACGATCGAATTGGTTGTCGCACGTTGTTCGCCACGCACTATCACGAACTAGCTGACTTGTCGCAGTCGCTCGACCGCGTGACCAACTTGAATGTGGCGGTGAAGGAATGGGACGACAAGATCATCTTCCTGCACAAGATCGTCGCTGGGGCCGCTGACAAGAGCTATGGGATTTATGTAGCCCGGCTGGCTGGGATTCCCAACGACGTCAACGAACGTGCCAAGCAGATCCTGACTCAACTCGAGCAGGAGCACTTGGACCTGGATGGGCAATCGAAGATTCGCCCCAAGCGGGATCGGCACCCCAAGACCGATCTTCAGTTGACCTTGTTCGGGCCGAGTGAACATCCGGTGGTCGAAGAGATTCGCCAAACTGATCTCAGCGGCCTGACGCCACTGGATGCGTTTCAGAAACTGATCCAGTGGCAGAGTGAGCTGAAGAAGCCGGTGAACTAA
- a CDS encoding helix-turn-helix domain-containing protein, whose amino-acid sequence MQHTIDLSPTAGDTPTVTAEPILVGADKAAPLLSISRRLLWTLTQAGEIPHTRIRNRVLYSPRKLREWIDRQSQGGAK is encoded by the coding sequence ATGCAGCATACGATTGACCTTTCGCCTACGGCTGGGGACACCCCTACCGTCACGGCAGAACCTATTCTGGTTGGTGCCGACAAGGCAGCCCCATTACTGTCGATCAGTCGCCGGTTGCTTTGGACGCTGACACAAGCCGGAGAGATTCCCCACACCCGCATACGCAATCGGGTTCTGTACTCGCCTCGCAAGCTTCGCGAATGGATTGACCGACAATCCCAAGGGGGTGCCAAATGA
- a CDS encoding excisionase family DNA-binding protein, which yields MNKLKTAKLFDTTDRTISEWVRTRGMPHLKIGSLIRFHRPTVEQWALAQMQGDVPTTNEKSPGEGPAHPGQVSASNPSDQAGETTDDHPK from the coding sequence ATGAACAAGCTAAAGACGGCAAAGCTTTTCGATACGACGGACCGCACAATCTCCGAGTGGGTTCGAACGCGGGGAATGCCTCACCTGAAAATCGGCAGCCTTATTCGCTTTCATCGGCCAACGGTCGAGCAATGGGCACTCGCGCAGATGCAGGGCGATGTCCCGACCACGAACGAAAAAAGCCCAGGTGAGGGACCAGCTCACCCGGGCCAAGTTTCCGCGTCGAACCCCAGCGACCAAGCAGGAGAAACGACCGATGATCACCCGAAATAG